GGGCGCGCTTCAAGACGCGATCAACGGCAGGAAGCGACCTAAGTACCGCGTTGCGTCGGACGCTATGCTCTCCGGTGCAGTTTTTTGCCCGCTGTGCGGGGAGGTGCTTCACTTCCACTGGGCTGTTAAGCCTGAACGGAATCAGGAATATCGCTACTACCGTTGTTCGGGGAGAACGCGAAAGGACAACAACTGTCGGGCTGGCGCCCCCAAAGCCGAACGGCTTGAGCAACTTGCCGGGGACGTGTTGCTGTCCATCGTCGGGGACCTGGACGTGCTTCGGAAGGTTTTCGTCCCCGGCGACAACACCGCCGCTGAGTTGGTGGACATTGACGAACGGATGAGAGAACTTCGGGAAGACCGGAAGGCCGGTCTTTACCGGGGCGAGCAGGGCACGGCCGAATTCCGAGAAATGTACTCCGCTCTTGAAGGCCAGAGGGAACAACTTTCCTCCCGACCGTCCCGTTCTGACGGGTGGGAGTACGTCCCGACCGGGCAGACGTACCGGCAAGTCTGGGGATCGTCGGACACGGAAGGAAGGCGTTCCTTGCTCCGCGCGTCTGGGGTTCGCGTGGAAGCGATGAAGGCGGCAGGCGTGGCACGTGTTGGCCGGTTCGACCGACCGGACGGGTATAGTGCGGCTGCTCTAACGATTGAGGACGGCGTACAGCTCGGCCTGTATCTGCCGCCGGACCTGGCGGTCAGGGTGAGCGGCAACCCTGACGCGGCTGTCGGTATGAGTCAGCCGCCCCTGCTGACGGCTGAGCGAACCTGAGTAGCGCCGCCGGGACGCGTCCCGGCCTAGCCGGTGGAGTCCCTGCCCGCCAACGTTGGAGGCAGGGGCCCCGCCGTGTGAACGGATCAGCGACGCTACCCCTGGGGCCGGGATCTGTGACCCCGGTCACCCGTCGGGCTGGCGGTCGGGTGGCGTCGATCTGTTGAGCAGGTGCGTCAGGTGTCATGCACCCCACTTCGCGGCATGGTTAGGTCTGGTGTACGGTTGTTACTGAGGTTGGGAACCTTTACAAGAATCGGACTTTAGGGCAGACTTACCGTACGGATGTCCTAATGCGACACGAGGAAGGATCAGGGATGCCTGCGCCTCGCCTACTCCCCAATAATGAGATTTTGAATAGTCTTCGCCGTGAAGGTTGGACGTACAAGGATATCGCCAACGAGTACGGGGTGTCTGAGCAGGCGGTTTATATGCGCCTCCGGAAGGCGAATCTTACCCGCAAGACGCCTGGGTATAAGGAGTTGATCCCTTGGCGGGTGAAGCGTGAACACACTTTCGCTTTTCCTGCCCAAATGTTGCGGCTGTTAGGCCGTACCCAAAAGGGGGAGGTGCTTCCGCCGGTTAAGAAGCGGATGCTTGATAAGTGGCTGTCTGAGGTCAAAGATCAGGACGTTGTGGTTTGCTACAACCCTGACATGGCCCCGAATCCGGGTAGCACGGTAGGCGGGTTTTTCTACTCTCGTCGCCGTCCGGAGGACGGTGACAGCCTCATCCGGGTTGAGGCGGATACGCCGGTAAGGACTTAAAGCGGACAGATGCGACAAAGGGCCCCCTAAGGGGCCCTTTTTGTTGTCTAGGAGCGAAGTTGACTCGAACACTTGTACGAACCTGTTGGGCATGTTAAGGTTTGTAGCGCAAGACGAGGGGTGCGGTCCTGTTCGGTCGGCACAACCGGACAGATCGAGCCCCTTGCTTAAACCGACGAAGGTTAGGTTTGGAAACTGTGGGGTGTTGTGACTGCTGCCTGTAACCGCAACCCGGACCTGTGGATGAGTGAAAAGCCGGCCGATGTGGAGGCCGCTAAGGATGGTTGTCTTGATTGCCCGTTGAGCCGGTATCACGCCTGTCGGGCGGAGGGGTGGAGCCACGAGTACGGGGTGTTCGGTGGCCTGTCCGGAGATGATCGGAGACGATTTGACCCGTTCCGCATGGCGCGGGTGACGCGGGCTCGGGATGCTCAGGCCCAACAGATCGACAAGGCGATTATTGCTGCACGGAAGGCTGTGGCGCTGATGGTTGCGGAGCAAGCGGGCCCCACGGTGGCCGATCCCCGGAGCGAGGCTGTGAGGATGCTGGCCTTCGGCGCGTCCTCCCGCGACGTGGCCGTCAAGCTGGGCGTCAACCGCAACACTGTGAGGTACTGGGCGAGTCGCGCGCGGACTAAGCCCGCCGCGTGACTCGTGAGCAAGTGATCTAGGACACGTCGGGGTTGCTGGTGATCCTCCTTTGTGGTCGATTAGGATTGATTGTTCATCATCATGATCTTCACCCAATCACACAGGCGGGGCGGACGGAAAATCGCAGGGTACGGGGGAAGGGGAGCAGTGCCGCAAGATACCGGAACTTTGCTGCGTGAATCGCCGGAGTTGCTAGCCGAGGCGTTCGACCTCATCGACCGGGACATCACGGACCACGTGCGCGACGTCGACATCGTGGTTGACCTGCCTGATGTGCTTGCCGTCGCCCGGTTCCACTTCGACAGGGGGACCGGCTACGA
The sequence above is a segment of the Micromonospora sp. WMMA1363 genome. Coding sequences within it:
- a CDS encoding WhiB family transcriptional regulator, translating into MTAACNRNPDLWMSEKPADVEAAKDGCLDCPLSRYHACRAEGWSHEYGVFGGLSGDDRRRFDPFRMARVTRARDAQAQQIDKAIIAARKAVALMVAEQAGPTVADPRSEAVRMLAFGASSRDVAVKLGVNRNTVRYWASRARTKPAA